TGACTGAGATGGATGCCCGTGGATATACCCGGATCGATGACAAGGAAAAGGCCGACATCGGTTTACAGTTATCCTATGCCCAAAGTACTACGCAGATCATCTCTCCGGGATATGGCTATGGTTACGGCTGGTGGGGAGCCGGTTTCTGGGGACCGTTCTGGAATGACTGGTATTATCCGTATCCTGTTTCCTATAGTTATGACACCGGCACATTTGTTGCAGAAATGGTCGACTTAACGGATAAACCGACCGATGGGAATAAGAAGGTCGATCTGCCGGTTATCTGGCATGCTTATGCTTCGGGCTTGATGTATAATAATTCGCGCATCGATATGCAACTGACACTGCGTGCTGTCGAACAGGCCTTTGCCCAATCCTCTTATATCAATAAATAATAAAACCGGAAGATTATGAAAACGATGAGATACATTTTTAAGAAACAATTCATATTATTGATGATACTGTCTGTTTTCTGCTTGAAAGGACAGGCACAGATAGAAGATAAGCTGCATTTTAATGTAGACTGGCAGATGAATGCTCCGATCCATACGGATTTTGCAGATAAGATCAGCGGTTGGGGAATGAATTTTGAAGCAGGATACTATGTAACGCCTTCCTGGTCATTGGGAGCATTCCTGAGTTTTCATACGAATCATAAATACGTAGACCGGCAGACCTTGCAATTATCGCCGACCGAATCGTTGACGACCGACCAGCAGTTATCGGCTTTTCAATTACCTTTTGGTCTGACGACTTCCTACCGCTTCGGGCAGAATGATTATCTGAAACCGTATGTGGGTGTGAAATTGGGTGCCATGTATGCGGAAAATTCCAGTTATATGACGACAGTTCGTTATTATTCGAATCCGTGGGGTTTCTATGTATCGCCTGAACTGGGAATGAATATTTATCCTGTGCCGGACAAGCGTTTCGGTTTTCATGTGGCCTTGTATTACAGTTACGCCACAAACCAAACGGATTTACTGACTTATTCGATGAACGGGCAAAACAATCTGGGATTCCGTGTCGGTATTTGTTTCTGATAGGTTCGTGATATATGTTTTCTTATAAAGAGGGTATCTGAAAATTGATATCAGATAGCCTCTTTATTTCTTTGAAAGCCTTACATTTGTGCTTACAATAGATCATCAAATTATGCAAAACAAATACAATCATTATTTTAATTTCTTCCTTTTTTCAGGGTTAGCCT
This is a stretch of genomic DNA from Parabacteroides chongii. It encodes these proteins:
- a CDS encoding DUF4136 domain-containing protein, whose amino-acid sequence is MKKLFLFALAVTALFSSCEKDPDLNKLSSDYAVYTNYDSNVQFNKFNSYYLPDSILVAGSGLKAQYWKDENAQKIINEVVTEMDARGYTRIDDKEKADIGLQLSYAQSTTQIISPGYGYGYGWWGAGFWGPFWNDWYYPYPVSYSYDTGTFVAEMVDLTDKPTDGNKKVDLPVIWHAYASGLMYNNSRIDMQLTLRAVEQAFAQSSYINK
- a CDS encoding outer membrane beta-barrel protein codes for the protein MKTMRYIFKKQFILLMILSVFCLKGQAQIEDKLHFNVDWQMNAPIHTDFADKISGWGMNFEAGYYVTPSWSLGAFLSFHTNHKYVDRQTLQLSPTESLTTDQQLSAFQLPFGLTTSYRFGQNDYLKPYVGVKLGAMYAENSSYMTTVRYYSNPWGFYVSPELGMNIYPVPDKRFGFHVALYYSYATNQTDLLTYSMNGQNNLGFRVGICF